The sequence TCCAAATATCTGCACCGCGTATATAGCCTCGTCCTTTATCCTCTTTGTTAGATCTAAGGTCTTCTTGTCATCGTGAATTATGCCCTTGACGTTTACCATCTCAGAGACCGTCATACCTGCTCCAAGCTCGCAGGCTATGTGCCTAAAGGCGTAGTCTGTAAAGCCTGCCATAGGCGCTAGTACAAGGCCGTTTTTTATCTCATAGTTTGCAATCTTAAGCATGATTCATCTTATAAATTTCATATAAACCTAATAATGTTAGGTTTGGCTCGATTAGGTTCACATAATCACTGTACTTGGCAACTTTCTCTGCAAGTCCGCCTGTTGCGACTATCAAAACCTCTTCCTTAGTCTTGTTTATCTCTTCCAAAATCTTCTTTATAATGTAGTCCATCTCACCTATCTTTGAGTTCATAATACCGCTTTTGATGCTCTCAACAGTGTTCTTACCAAGCACGTGCTCAGGCATTTCAAGCTCAACTCGTGGAAGCTTCGATGTCCTCTCTGATAAAGCATCCATCGATATCTTAAAGCCAGGTGTGATAACTCCGCCAAGGTAGTCGCCCTTTTCGTTTAAGTAGTGGTATGTGTTTGCTGTGCCAAGATCTATGACTATGGCTGGCTTACTAGTGATGGCTCTTACGGCAACAGAGTTTACGATATTGTCAGAGCCTACTTCCTTTGGATTATCCATAACGATGTTGATCTTTGTCTTTAGGTTCTTGCCTACAAGCTCTGCATCTACACCAAAATATTTTTTAATTGAATCAATAAGTGGACCTGTCACAGGCGGAACAACCGATGAGATTATGGCTGCGTTTACTTCCTTTGCATCAACTTTGGCAAAGTTCAAAAAGTCGTGGAATATAATGCCATACTCGTCCAAAGTTTTATCCTTATCTGTCGATAGTCTAAAGCTTTCTATCATATTGTTATCGTCGAACAAGCCTAAAACTATGTTAGTGTTGCCGACATCCATTGCTAATAGCATAATTATCTCCTCTCAACTGATAATACTCTTGAAGCTATAACCGTAACAGCGACTATGGATATGATGAGTTCAGGTATTGCGTTTGTAGTTGCGATAGCGAGTATGTAGCCCTTCGCAGCACCTGCCTCAAGTCCAAGCGCTCCCTCTATAAAGCTTCCATAAATTAAGTACATAAAGGACAAGACTAGTCCTGTGTTTGCTATAGTACCAACGAAGGCTGGAACAACTATGTCAAGTCTGTACTTCTTAGAGCCCATCATGATAAATGCGATTATCATAAGTGTAATTACTAAAAATCCAAGATTTACTACTTTTACTAGCATTTTAATATCGGGACTTCCTATATTTAGAAGAAGCCACCTTAAGTAGTAGATGAATATCAGTGCAAATACCCCAAGTGTGATGATCTTGTTTGTCCTTTCTTCTCTTTTGCTCATAAACTTAAAGACTAAGCCCGACAAAAGACCTATAAGTACTCTTGGCACAACCGCTATCACGGGGTTAAGAAAAACCAAAGATATAGGATTTGGCTTAAGTACTGCGTTGATGATGCTTGTTATACCAAAGACAAAACCGACTATGGCCCCAATAAGTGGACCTTCTAGTATGCCTGCAAGTATAACAGGTATATGTAGTGTTGTTGCATTCGTAAAGCCGACTGGCACAAAGCCTATAGGCGTAAATGCAAATAGTAGTACTATAGCTATGTAGATAGCTGCGAAAGCGATGCGTTTCGAGTTCTTGCTCGTATTCATAATATTACCTCCATTCCGGTTCACTAAGGATACCGTTTGTTTACGATAAATATTATAGCACAAAACTCTCTATCATTACAATGTTTATGGATAAAAAATAAGCAGCCATACAAGACTGCTTAAAGTGAAAATATTTACTTAAGTATAGTTCCGACTATAATGCCGTACCAGTTACCTAGGACATAACCTAGTGTGCCTACTAGTAGCGCAGGAGCAATAAGACAATCCCAAGACTTAGATACCGCCATGGCAGCTGCTGTAGTTGGACCACCAACATTGGCGTTTGACGCGATGATGATCTCTTCTATGGAGAACTTAAATAGCTTTCCAAAGATAAGAGATATGATTAGGTTAACTAGGACTATAATCGCTGCTAATAATAAGAGCAGTGGCGACTTTTCTATGATTAACTTTAGTGAGGCAGGCGCACCTATCACCGCAAAGAATAAATATATAAGGAAGCTGCCTATCTCTTGACTGCCGCTCATGCGTTCAAAGTAGGAGCTAAAGACTGATGAAGCTAGCATGGTCATAGTTGTCATGATGAGGTACTTGTTAGAAAGCAAGGCATTTACTAGCTGCATAAAGACAGTGGACTTTGGCACAAGGTATGAAAAATATCTTGCTATAGCGTCTGAGAGAGTAACTATGAAGAAGGCTGTCGCTATAACCTTAGCGATGTCTAGAAGCGAGATCTCCTTTGCCTTCCAAAACTGCGCCGCCTTTGTCTTAGTCTCATCGCTCTTTTCTCTCTCAAGGCCATCGATATATGGATGAGTGAAGCGCTTATATATAAAATTTATACTTGGCAAGGCTATGAGCACAAAGAAGTATAAAGCCATGAGCAAGTTGTCTGCAACGAGTGCCGCGCTCGTTATGGACTGATCGACTTTATAGTTATCCGCCATCGCAACAAAGTTCACGCTGCCACCTGTGTATGTGCCGGTAAACATCGGCATAATCTTCGCAAGATCTTTTATTTGGCCACGCAAGATGTAGAAGGCTATGAAGGATCCTAGTAAGGTGCCGATAGAGCTTATTATATAGATGAAAAATAGTCTACCTGAGTCCTTCGCTATCTTCTTAATATTTGCTTTGAATAATAGCATAGGTACTGCTAAAGGAACGACATAGTTCCAAACCGAATCATATACAGCTGCCTTTGTAGGTATGATGTTTAAGTTTGACAGTATAAGTGTTGTAAAGATTGAGATTATGCAAGCTGTTACTTTGTTTGCCCACTTGTACTTTTGCTCTAAATATATAGCTAGGGCCGCAGTACACGATAGTACCGTCCACAGAGCCCATGTGTTGTCTTGTGATATTAATGTTGTACTAAACATATATTAACTCCTTAAAATAAATTACAAGACTTAGTATAACACGAAGTTTTAATTTTTACAAGAAAAAAAAAGCGTCTGAGTAAACAAACGCTTTGTATATTATTCTCCAAGAACTTCTAAGAATTCTTTTCTATTGATTGTTTCTTTTTCAAGAAGTGTTTGAGCTAATCTTTCAAGCTGCTCTTTGTGTGTAAGAAGAATTTGTGTTGCTTCTTCCTTCGCCTTTAATATGAAGTCTTTAATCTCTTGGTCGATGGCATATTGAACTTCTTCTGAGTAAACCTTTGTTCTGCCATAGTCCCTGCCTATGAAGACGTTCTCGCCTTCGTTGTCATAGCAAACTGGTCCAAGCTTTTCACTCATACCATAGACAGTAACCATGCTCTTGGCAATGTCTGTCGCTCTTTCTATGTCGTTTGACGCTCCTGTAGATATATCTTTGAAGATAATCTCTTCAGCGATCCTACCGCCAAGTAAGGACTTAAGCATATTCTCCATCATGGACTTAGTTGTGTAATTAAAGTCTTCTTTTGGAAGATACTCTGTGAAGCCGCCTGCTCTACCTCTCGGTACTATAGTAATCATATTGACAGGATATAACTCATCTGTGTAATGGCTAACTATAGCGTGACCTGCTTCGTGATATGCAACTATCTGTCTTTCTTTTTCTATAACAGTTTGTGATTTCTTCTCTGGTCCCGCAACCACCTTGATGGAAGCTTCTTGAACAAGTCTCATTGGTATTACATCTAAGTTTTCTCTAGCAGTTAGTAGAGCCGCTTCATTAAGAAGGTTCTCAAGATCTGCCGGTGAGAAACCAACTGTCTTCTTTGCAATATTCTCCAAGTCTACATCATCAGCAAGCTTTTTGTTTCTTGCATGAACTTCAAGTATTGCCTTTCTTGCCTTCACATCAGGAAGCGATACGTAGATATTTCTATCGAATCTGCCTGGTCTTAATAAAGCTTTATCAAGTATGTCTGGCCTATTAGTTGCAGCCATAACGATGATGCCTTCGTTTTGAGAGAAACCGTCCATCTCAACAAGTAATTGATTTAGTGTTTGCTCTCTTTCGTCGTTGCCGCCGCCAAGGCCTGCGCCTCTTTGTCTACCAACAGCGTCGATTTCATCGATGAAGACTATGCATGGTGCGTTCTTCTTTGCTGTTTGGAATAAATCTCTAACTCTTGAAGCACCAACACCTACAAACATCTCTACAAAGTCTGAACCGGATATAGTGTAGAATGGAACGCCTGCTTCGCCAGCAACAGCCTTTGATAGATATGTTTTACCTGTACCAGGCTCACCAACTAGCAAAACGCCCTTCGGTATTCTCGCGCCAAGCTTGATATACTTCATTGGGTTCCTTAGGAAGTCAACTATCTCAAATAGTTCTTCCTTTTCTTCGACAAGTCCTGCTACATCAGCAAACTTGATAACTTTACCATTAACCGCCTTTGACTCTCTAGCTCTTGACCTGCCAAAATTTTGTGGGCTCCCTGTATCTTGTCCTCTTGGTGCAAGCAGCGCACGCATAATGAATATAAAGAATAGCATGGATCCTGCCATCATGATTATATTCATCATCATAGAGTTGTCCCTTGGCATAGTAACGTCGTATTGAATCTTATTAGCTATGACTCTATCCTTAACGTAGTCATCATATATAGACTGCCAAACATTAGGATCCACTTCTACATAATCATTCTTGCCGTCGTTCTTTGTATATTTAAAACCATAGCCCTCTTGGCTAATCCTTTTTACTTTTCCATCTTTAATATCGTTTATGAAAGTATTGACATTGGCCTTGTCATCAGAAAAAAATCCATCTGAGAAGAATCTCAATGAAAAAAAGACAAGTATCAATATCAGTGCATAAACAATAAGATTTCTATATAAAGATTTCTTCAAATTATTCCTCCTCACCTAAACAAGTCTCATCTAAGACTCCTATGTACGGTAAATTCCTTAAGTGTTCGTTGAAGTCTAGACCATATCCAATGATAAACTTATCAGGTATTTCAAAACCAACATAGTCAACCTTTATGTCTACAACTCTTCTTTCGCTCTTGTTAAGAAGTGTTGCGATCTTAACTGACTTAGCACCCTTGTTTAATAAGTACTCGTGAAGGCACTTAAGAGTGTAGCCAGAGTCAATAATATCTTCAACGATAAGTATGTCCTCACCCTTTGGATCAAACTCCATATCCAGCTTTATATTAACCTTACCATCAGACTTAGTCTTAGATCCATAGCTAGATGCTCTCATAAAGTCAACTCTAAGCTCATGATTGTCGATATTTTTAATTAAATCAGCCATAAATACAAAACTGCCCTTCAATATCCCAACAAATATCGGATTCTTGCCCTTGTAATCTTCAGTAATTACCTTTGCTAAGTCTAAAACTTTTTCTTGAATTTGTTCTTCTGTGAACATAATTTCTTTAATTCTATAAGCCATCATTATCCTCCATTATAATGTTTAAATACTTTTTAGTTTTATCACTCGCTCTATACTTATTGGCAATGTCGTAGCCAATAACGCAAGCAATTTCGTCATC comes from Fenollaria sporofastidiosus and encodes:
- a CDS encoding ECF transporter S component produces the protein MNTSKNSKRIAFAAIYIAIVLLFAFTPIGFVPVGFTNATTLHIPVILAGILEGPLIGAIVGFVFGITSIINAVLKPNPISLVFLNPVIAVVPRVLIGLLSGLVFKFMSKREERTNKIITLGVFALIFIYYLRWLLLNIGSPDIKMLVKVVNLGFLVITLMIIAFIMMGSKKYRLDIVVPAFVGTIANTGLVLSFMYLIYGSFIEGALGLEAGAAKGYILAIATTNAIPELIISIVAVTVIASRVLSVERR
- the ftsH gene encoding ATP-dependent zinc metalloprotease FtsH yields the protein MKKSLYRNLIVYALILILVFFSLRFFSDGFFSDDKANVNTFINDIKDGKVKRISQEGYGFKYTKNDGKNDYVEVDPNVWQSIYDDYVKDRVIANKIQYDVTMPRDNSMMMNIIMMAGSMLFFIFIMRALLAPRGQDTGSPQNFGRSRARESKAVNGKVIKFADVAGLVEEKEELFEIVDFLRNPMKYIKLGARIPKGVLLVGEPGTGKTYLSKAVAGEAGVPFYTISGSDFVEMFVGVGASRVRDLFQTAKKNAPCIVFIDEIDAVGRQRGAGLGGGNDEREQTLNQLLVEMDGFSQNEGIIVMAATNRPDILDKALLRPGRFDRNIYVSLPDVKARKAILEVHARNKKLADDVDLENIAKKTVGFSPADLENLLNEAALLTARENLDVIPMRLVQEASIKVVAGPEKKSQTVIEKERQIVAYHEAGHAIVSHYTDELYPVNMITIVPRGRAGGFTEYLPKEDFNYTTKSMMENMLKSLLGGRIAEEIIFKDISTGASNDIERATDIAKSMVTVYGMSEKLGPVCYDNEGENVFIGRDYGRTKVYSEEVQYAIDQEIKDFILKAKEEATQILLTHKEQLERLAQTLLEKETINRKEFLEVLGE
- the hpt gene encoding hypoxanthine phosphoribosyltransferase yields the protein MAYRIKEIMFTEEQIQEKVLDLAKVITEDYKGKNPIFVGILKGSFVFMADLIKNIDNHELRVDFMRASSYGSKTKSDGKVNIKLDMEFDPKGEDILIVEDIIDSGYTLKCLHEYLLNKGAKSVKIATLLNKSERRVVDIKVDYVGFEIPDKFIIGYGLDFNEHLRNLPYIGVLDETCLGEEE
- a CDS encoding DUF819 family protein, encoding MFSTTLISQDNTWALWTVLSCTAALAIYLEQKYKWANKVTACIISIFTTLILSNLNIIPTKAAVYDSVWNYVVPLAVPMLLFKANIKKIAKDSGRLFFIYIISSIGTLLGSFIAFYILRGQIKDLAKIMPMFTGTYTGGSVNFVAMADNYKVDQSITSAALVADNLLMALYFFVLIALPSINFIYKRFTHPYIDGLEREKSDETKTKAAQFWKAKEISLLDIAKVIATAFFIVTLSDAIARYFSYLVPKSTVFMQLVNALLSNKYLIMTTMTMLASSVFSSYFERMSGSQEIGSFLIYLFFAVIGAPASLKLIIEKSPLLLLLAAIIVLVNLIISLIFGKLFKFSIEEIIIASNANVGGPTTAAAMAVSKSWDCLIAPALLVGTLGYVLGNWYGIIVGTILK
- a CDS encoding type III pantothenate kinase yields the protein MLLAMDVGNTNIVLGLFDDNNMIESFRLSTDKDKTLDEYGIIFHDFLNFAKVDAKEVNAAIISSVVPPVTGPLIDSIKKYFGVDAELVGKNLKTKINIVMDNPKEVGSDNIVNSVAVRAITSKPAIVIDLGTANTYHYLNEKGDYLGGVITPGFKISMDALSERTSKLPRVELEMPEHVLGKNTVESIKSGIMNSKIGEMDYIIKKILEEINKTKEEVLIVATGGLAEKVAKYSDYVNLIEPNLTLLGLYEIYKMNHA